In Halanaerobium praevalens DSM 2228, the DNA window TGGTTTAATCGTAAATTCAAACTGATTATTATTAACTGCTAATTTTTCAATTTCATTTTCATTTAGATCACACTCAAAAACTTGAGCCAATTCTTTTTGAGTATTAACTTTAATTGCAGTTTTAGTCCTTCTATTATAGGCCTCATAAACTCTAAGAATCAGATCATCACTAGCTTCTGCTTTTTTAACTACTTCTAGAATTACATTTTCAGCTGCAAGCTCAAATAAAGAATAATTTGCTTTTAAATTACCTTCTTGTTTTGCTACAACTCGCTTAAACAAAGGTTGGTTTAATTTATAGGCTTCTTTAATTGTAGCTGCTTTTTTCCAATCTCCCTGATGAGGATAAAGGGAATATTTAAAGTTATGAATTTCTCTATCAGCAGCTTCATTTGGATCTTTAGCAGATTTAAGCAGAGTTAAACGCATTCTACTTTCCTGAATATCATAACCATATTTACAGTCATTTAATAAGCTAACTCCATAATTATCTTCCGAAATATCAGCCCATTTATGACCAACAACCTCAAATTGAGCCTGATCCCAGCTAGTATTTGAATGAGTATTTCTTTTTAAATTACCATATTGAATTTCGTAAGTTGCCTGATCACTATGAACATCAACTGGAAATTCTGCTTTAAGTAATATCTGTTCTTCTTGCCAATCAATAGTTGTATCAAAATCAATCCTCGGTAGTGTGCTATAAATCTGAACCAACTGCTCAATTTTAGAATCTAAAAATTTCTTAGTAATTTTGAGAGTAGCTCTAACTGGGCCATTTTCTATAACTTCAATTTTTTCTACCTCTTCAACTTGCCAGCGTTTTTCCTGATAATAAATATTAATATCCCAAGCATCCCAGTTATGAGGCTTATCTTCGAAAGCAGCCAAAACATTTGCTTTTTCTCCTGCTTTTAAAACCTCACGCTCTGCTTTTTTATCATAAATAGAATCAAGATTAGCCTGCTGATCAAATTGAAGTTTAAAGAAATCATTTTCCATTTGCTGACTGCTAACTTGGAGTGTATTTGCTTTTACTTTGTTTTTGCTTTCTACAACTTCCAGTCTGAAAACTTTAAATCCATATGCTGGAATTGAAGGAGCCATAAAAATTATTTTTTGAGTTTCAGACTCAGCATCCGAGTCAGAGCTAGAATCTAAATACTGGACTGGAATTTCTTGCTCTCCATCATATAATTTAATAAATTTAATTCCAGCTGGTAACTCTAATTCGACAATATCATTTCGTTTAAAATCTAACTGATTAAAAACTATAATCGAATCACTTTCTAAATTAATAGCAGCTGTGATTTGATCTAACTTCTGCTCTAATAGTTTTTCTCCTTTTTCCATTAGCTCTAAATATTGTGCTTCTGACTCTTCGTAAACAGGTTTAATCGAAGTTCCTGGAATAATATCATGGAATTGATTTAGGAGTATTTTTTCCCAACCAGCATTAATTTCTGTTTGAGGATAATCAGTAGATCCAAAAATTAGATCTTTAAGTACACTAAAAAATTCAAGGTTTTGGTATAAAAATTCACTTTTACGGTTATATTTTTTGTTTCTGGCCATTGAAGTATAAGTTCCACGATGATATTCAAGATATAGTTCTCCTACCCATTTTGGTACCTGTTTTTCTTTTAGACGCTGGTCTAGTTCTTCAAAAAACTGACGTGAACTTCCTCTTTTCACCTTTGGTAGACCGGGAATTCCTTTTTCTAATCTTTTGGCATTTTCGTGCATTGCTTTAGTAACTCCACCACCACCATCTCCATGACCATAGGCAAATAATATTTGATTATTAATATCTTTTTGCTGATAACGCTGCCAACCACCTTTAACTTGAGATGGATTTAAAATCCCATTATAGGTTGTAAAAAAACCTTCAGAATCATAATCAGTTGTTGTAATAAAGTGAGAGAGGACTTCTGAGCCATCAATCCCCTGCCACTTAAAAGTATCATAAGGTATTTTATTATATTCATTCCAGCTTAATTTAGTTGTCATAAAATAATCGATACCAAATTTCTTTAAAATCTGAGGTAAAGCAGCACTATAACCAAAGACATCAGGCAGCCATAAGACTTTGTTTTCAACTCCAAACTCATCTCTAAAAAAACGAGTCCCAAATAAAATTTGTCTAATTAAGGATTCTCCCGAGGAAATATTGCAATCTGCCTCAAGCCACATTGCCCCTTCTGCTTCCCATTGGCCAGACTTTACTTTTGCTTTAACTCTCTCAAATTGAGCTGGTTGTTCTTCTTTTAAATATTTATATAATTGCGGCTGACTTGACATAAAAACATAATCAGGATAAGCTTCCATCTGATTTAAAACTGTAGAAAAACTGCGGCATACTTTTTCTCTGGTCTGCTCTAAAGTCCAGAGCCAGGCAACATCAATATGAGTATGGCCAACACAGTGAGTTATCACATCTTCTGACCCACAATAACCATTATAAAATTCTTTTTCCAAATAATTAATTGCTTGATCTACTGACTGATCAAAACTTGGAGAATAAACTTTGCGCAAATCAAGTAGATTAACTGCCTGATTAAGATAATTGATGATATCTAGTTGGATTTTTTGGTTATCAGCATTAACTTTAGCTGCTTCTAGAGGCACTTTAAGATCATAATAGAGTTTTTCCAGTTTTGGATTTAAAATAGCCAATTTTGTTTTGACTCGAATTTTCCCATCTTTAAAACCAGCAAAACCACCACGCTTATTGGCCTGCCAAGTCCCATTATATCCATGCAGATAAAGAGTATGGCTCTGACCTGCTTTGGCTTTTTTGGTTATTTGAACTACTTTATGATTTTGATCAATCCCTTGCTGCAGCTGCTGATCTACATAAACTACAGCTTCTGGCAATTTTTCTGCAAAAATAACTACCAATTCTTGACCTGCCATTTTTTCTGGTACCTCAAATTTAGTTTTTAGCCAAAAATGTTCTTTTTCTTGGGCCTGCTCGCCAAATATATAATCAGACCATTTAGCTGGGTCTTTTTTTAAATCAGTTAAATTTTTAGCTTTTGACTTTTTTATTTGATAATTACTTAATTCTACTTTGGCTGAATAAATATAACTTTTTATTTCTTCAGTTAAACGATTTAGTCTTTCAATTTTCATAGTTAAAACCTCCTCTAGTATTTTTTAATTATTTAGTTCTTTTTTTATTTTTCTGCCTCATAAGCTGTACTCATTTTAATACTTTCTGCCTTTGTTTCAGCTTGAACTGTATAATAAATCCGTCCCGCTTGACTGCCAAAATTCAAATTATCTAATTTAAATCTAGAACTATCATTCGGGTCAATTGCTTGAGATAAAAATGGTTTTTGAGCATCTAAGCTCTGATATAAATGAACTGTTTGAGCTCCCACAATATTTTCTAAAATAAATTCATCTTGAGCTCCCTTATTATTTAAAGCTTGGGCATAACTAAGGGGAATATAATTTGTTCTTGCAACTCTAGGCTCTTTGTAGAGCTGGAATTCATAGATTCTAATTGCTCCCCAGGGTGATTCTCCCGAATTATCAATCCACAGTCTAAAATATTGAGCAATAACTGCTTCTTTTAAATTTCGATCTGTAATCATAGCCTCATTATTTTTAACTTGATCTAAATCTTGATAAGTTTTGCCTTTGTCAGCAGAAAACTGTAATTTGAAATCTCTGGTATTCATTAATTTTGTTTCTCCACCTGCTTCTGCGTGTTCTACCCGCCAGCGCTGAACTTGCTGCGGCTGGTCTAGCTTAATTTCCAACCAACCTTTTTCTGCATTTGTTACACACCATTTACTATTATTAGCAACAGTACCATCAACTGCTTTTGCAGCTGGTTCTGCCTTGTTTTCTGCACTAGCTCTTACTTTTTTAGCTAAAGCTAGATTAATTCTTGTTTTGGATTCTGGAATTTCTGTAGCAGAAGGTGGAATTTTAAAAGCAAAATTTAAATAAGCTGCTTCGCCTCTTTTATAATTTTGACTTACAGGAACAAGCTTAATTTTAACTTTATCAGTATTTTTTTCTCTTTCAAGTTTGGAAATATAATAAGCATGATTATAAGTCGCTCCTATAAATTCTTCTTTTTGATTAGTTTTGACTCGATAAAGCTCATAAAAAGCTAAATTAGGATTATCAAGTTTTGGCCAAGAAATTCTAGCTTCTAAGCTTTGGGCATTTTGATAAATTAAACGATCAATATTTATCTCAGCTGGAGCTTTGATTGGCTGTATTTTTGCTTGATCATAGATTTTAATTTGACCTAAATTTAATTTATAATTCTCGATTTTAGTTTTAGCTTTAACTTTCAGAGCCACAGCATAAATTCTCTGACCGGCAATAGATTTTAATGGTAACTGAACTTGCTGCCATTGATTATCTCCTTTAACTTTTAAATCAAAAAATTTATAATCCTTTGGCTGAGCTTGAGGTTTTAAAGATAAACCAAGCTCTAAATCAGCAGCAGCTATTGGACTTTTATAAGTTAAAGCTAAATAACTGGCCTGATTGATATCTAATTTTGTTTTATATAAAGCAATAATATTAGCTTTTTTAGCTGCTAAATCACCACTTAATTTTAAGGAACTGCCTCCATTATAAGCATCTTCAAAATCAAAACCAGCCTTTAATTTGGGACCAACTGAATCTATTTGCCAGCGCCAAGTTGGTAAATATTCTTGTAAAGAGCGATTG includes these proteins:
- a CDS encoding endo-beta-N-acetylglucosaminidase encodes the protein MLNYRVVLNKAGKIIVFSFLIFFLFSLSFYPERAAALKKPVNLNRILQPYGPFIEVEDVVDWEPSQDPDAKYNQANISLKKRFAGPNFKQGVNPEAKIMSIALTNADTKNAPARGTDSFSTYNFSYWQYLDTYVYWAGLVPTADIINAAHKNGVPVLGTIGFPWGQGKGYVKRLRDFLQQDQAGEFIAANKLIEIADFYGFDGYFFNQESYGTTAADSEKLIEFISYLKAKKPELIISWYDSMINQGPVVYQDALNDKNDHFFQKNGAKIADQFFLNYNWNQAKIEKSVQTAKKHQRSPYAVYAGLDVQQNSYLTEFRVEELLDTNSKLKVSLGLFAPNSTLSMAQDPLDFYKKESIFWLGSAANLDSVEQLEEQIDWPGMASFVSTKSAIRSKPFVSNFNTGQGKKYFIAGKLAKDSAWNNRSLQEYLPTWRWQIDSVGPKLKAGFDFEDAYNGGSSLKLSGDLAAKKANIIALYKTKLDINQASYLALTYKSPIAAADLELGLSLKPQAQPKDYKFFDLKVKGDNQWQQVQLPLKSIAGQRIYAVALKVKAKTKIENYKLNLGQIKIYDQAKIQPIKAPAEINIDRLIYQNAQSLEARISWPKLDNPNLAFYELYRVKTNQKEEFIGATYNHAYYISKLEREKNTDKVKIKLVPVSQNYKRGEAAYLNFAFKIPPSATEIPESKTRINLALAKKVRASAENKAEPAAKAVDGTVANNSKWCVTNAEKGWLEIKLDQPQQVQRWRVEHAEAGGETKLMNTRDFKLQFSADKGKTYQDLDQVKNNEAMITDRNLKEAVIAQYFRLWIDNSGESPWGAIRIYEFQLYKEPRVARTNYIPLSYAQALNNKGAQDEFILENIVGAQTVHLYQSLDAQKPFLSQAIDPNDSSRFKLDNLNFGSQAGRIYYTVQAETKAESIKMSTAYEAEK
- a CDS encoding alpha-mannosidase; the encoded protein is MKIERLNRLTEEIKSYIYSAKVELSNYQIKKSKAKNLTDLKKDPAKWSDYIFGEQAQEKEHFWLKTKFEVPEKMAGQELVVIFAEKLPEAVVYVDQQLQQGIDQNHKVVQITKKAKAGQSHTLYLHGYNGTWQANKRGGFAGFKDGKIRVKTKLAILNPKLEKLYYDLKVPLEAAKVNADNQKIQLDIINYLNQAVNLLDLRKVYSPSFDQSVDQAINYLEKEFYNGYCGSEDVITHCVGHTHIDVAWLWTLEQTREKVCRSFSTVLNQMEAYPDYVFMSSQPQLYKYLKEEQPAQFERVKAKVKSGQWEAEGAMWLEADCNISSGESLIRQILFGTRFFRDEFGVENKVLWLPDVFGYSAALPQILKKFGIDYFMTTKLSWNEYNKIPYDTFKWQGIDGSEVLSHFITTTDYDSEGFFTTYNGILNPSQVKGGWQRYQQKDINNQILFAYGHGDGGGGVTKAMHENAKRLEKGIPGLPKVKRGSSRQFFEELDQRLKEKQVPKWVGELYLEYHRGTYTSMARNKKYNRKSEFLYQNLEFFSVLKDLIFGSTDYPQTEINAGWEKILLNQFHDIIPGTSIKPVYEESEAQYLELMEKGEKLLEQKLDQITAAINLESDSIIVFNQLDFKRNDIVELELPAGIKFIKLYDGEQEIPVQYLDSSSDSDAESETQKIIFMAPSIPAYGFKVFRLEVVESKNKVKANTLQVSSQQMENDFFKLQFDQQANLDSIYDKKAEREVLKAGEKANVLAAFEDKPHNWDAWDINIYYQEKRWQVEEVEKIEVIENGPVRATLKITKKFLDSKIEQLVQIYSTLPRIDFDTTIDWQEEQILLKAEFPVDVHSDQATYEIQYGNLKRNTHSNTSWDQAQFEVVGHKWADISEDNYGVSLLNDCKYGYDIQESRMRLTLLKSAKDPNEAADREIHNFKYSLYPHQGDWKKAATIKEAYKLNQPLFKRVVAKQEGNLKANYSLFELAAENVILEVVKKAEASDDLILRVYEAYNRRTKTAIKVNTQKELAQVFECDLNENEIEKLAVNNNQFEFTIKPYEIKTFKLSL